The sequence TGCCAAAATAATTCGCAGTCAGTCCTATCCTTTATTAAACTCAAGTTAATCGTCTTTCAATTGTCATTATAAAGCTGAACGCTCATTTATCAGATCCAAACTTCAAACGCGCGGAACGAAAGGAATTTTATAATTCTCCACATTTCAGTTGCGTGTGACAGGCGTAAAAGGTTCCATATTCTGACCAATAAATGTTAGTTCATTATAATTCTACTATTTAGTGCAAATAAATGGTACGTGGAATATTTTATAGCCGCAATGCGCTATCATTAAGCGGATTATGTTAATAGCCCGGAAAATCCTTTACGTGTAGCTCAATACAAAGGGACAGATTTATTACATTCAATATCAAAAAGTATTGTTCGAAAAGACTTTGTTGCACATTTTAATAAAGCACGTTTAACTCCGTATTTAATAGTATTATAGAAAATCGATTCACATATAAATTTTCTTAATTcaaaactcatcatcatcctcctgcccatatcccaattttatttggggtcggcacagCATGTTCTCTCCTtacatactcttctatctgccgtcatctcacaagtaacattcctGCTTGCCATATAAACTTTcgcacaatccatccatcgtttctttgtcCGTCCTCTTCCACTATTTCCGTACACATCCATGGAAAAAAttttcctcacaacatgactttcATTTTTCCGGATCACATGCCCATACTATGATAACCAGTTGATTcagaaatatttgtgtttttcattaagatttttatttaacattgcTAAggactaaaatacaaaatattattacagcTTCTAAAATTTAGCTcatttgaataatttcaaacttaagtaccttttaaattgttttatccTTAAGATTTTTGGCAACGTTTTCCGGCTCATAATTTCACAATTAAAAGTTAATGACGCGAAACGGCTTTAAAAACTCGGActgattaataattaatttacgaaaaaatatttagtagctctctattaaaaatctgaaaaaactGTTACATCACAATTTTCTTTGAGtctaccattatttttatttgtctacCTAAAACCTGTGCTTAATAGTTTATGTCACTACAACATAGAcaaactttcttaaaaaaaaaaaaacacattacaaataaaaaatatatccaacCTCTATTGACAGgtgtgcaaaaaaatataatttgaatttggaatcgAATAAACTAGTTCATTTCAAATCGTTACGATTCCGATAAATTCAATAAACGAATTCTTTTGAACCTGCTGTCCAATTCTTTGTCAGTTAAAATGAtgaatttgaatgaatattCATAGTTTAGTGATCGGTGAACATTTTCAGCGTCCCAGGACACTTTAATCAATTTATAAACTGAATTTTCTAGAGGTGTcttattataatagttttgggtttctttaatttaaacgctttgatattttatcaaattttaAACCCAAATGCAAAAAAGAGAGAGACTGACCGCTATTAATGAGTGGCTCTCTATTTGTGGTAACGCAGCTCCTAAGCGGGTAGACTGATTACGATgcaattttttgtattaaagcAGGTTAAGCTAAAATGGccatttaagtatttttgtaaaaatactagccgcccgcgtcccgagggagctactgcctgcaccgggataaaatatagcctatgtcactcgcagataatatagctttctaatggtgaaagaatatttaaaatcggtccagtagtttttgagtttacccattacaaccaaacaaacaaagttttcctctttataacattagaatagaagtatagataaaaTCTTCATCTCGGCGACACAGCTACATTACAAAATTTTGCGGAATATAAAATATGAGATTCCACCATGAATTCCCATAAATACCTCCACATATGATACCCATTTCCATGAAATAAGGACCGGGTATAATGACGAATAAGTCCGGTTCCGTAGATTCCGTACCATAGGATCTTTGATGAACCTTTGTTTTGGCCCTAACCCTCAAACCCTCCGCTGTTGTTCCCTCTGAAAAGGTATTTCGTACACAAAAGGGTTTTTCGATCTTTGTTTTCTGATCCTCGGATTTTTAGAAGCTTTAAATGGTGGTCAGTGGATACAGAGTTTTACTGAGATAACTTTTACCGTGGTGTAGGTGTTTATCTCACGAAATGTAATGCACAGTCCTTGTATGTGTGTAAAACACTACTTGGCAGGAACAAGCATAATTTAAACTTTACCGGTAtctcaacaaagctgtcatagtaaatgttgttctagataaaaaggcttatctaatgatatatatgacattgctattggtggagtataccaggtcccatatatttgtgcccattgtcctttaaaccAACCTTAAGAAGAGGCAGCTTAAGTAAGGTTCGTTTTCGAACctcataattttacatttagGCTCAGCTGATAAAATCATAAACACATAATAAAGTATGCATCACTGAATATATACTCTAAAGTATTTTACATATACCTATGCAGTTCTGCATAATACAGTTGCGGTTTGATAAACTCCCATGTCCTATAACCAGAtcataacaacaataaaaacaaacaaaacaaaagcaatctATCAGAAcagttcaaacaaaacaaagaaactattgaaaaacaattaaaacttcTTTACAGACTAGTAAATTACACACTAGAGTCGTATTGAATTTCTAATGATAGGAACTAAAGCGCTTGGTTCTCTATAAAGTTGTGCCTTGCAACCCTTTGACGTAGTGATAAGCCTTTGACTGCAAAGGAAATTGTCTCATATACAAGCATAATGCCGATATTCCACAACCAATAATTACGTACGTGCACAAGGAATGcaattttttgaacattttagaaatgtttgtaCGCAATTTGTTAATTTTAGCTAGATTGAGTAGGTAGGCCAAAGGAGACATTTGTGTGGCGCGGTGCCTCACACTGAAGAGctcaatcgatcataaggttaagcaatgcttgtcGCGGTCGGACCATGGATGGATTAATCTGTTCAAGacaagttcttccgtgtttcggaaggcatgatAAACTGGCTGGTCGCGACAGAAACCAGAAACCAGTCTGACCAACCAAAGGGTCTTAGGTCGCctgggtaacagggttgagaaggtcagataggcagtcgcttcttataaaacactagtacctaCTGTTAGaatggaagcagaccccaacgtAAATTTGAGAGGGTTCGGGAGTTCGCCTTGAGCCTGCAACGTTAACAAAATCAGAACTAAAATGTCCCAAAGGAGACTTtgtgaaaattataaacaataacCTATCATTCAATTTGCAAAGCTTTGTGTAACTTTGATtcgatttagtttatttatttgtgctgttgttattttattcacagaAAGTTATTGttaaagtaaatgaaaatatgaattCTGAGAAAGGTTGTCAGCCAATCATAGAAATATAACGAAGTCATCGTTTATCTAGAAATTCGTATCAGCAAATCAAtttgatgttttgtttatgaaatCCCTTTTGTATGTAGTACAGGAATTTACCTACTGATTGAAGCTTGTGTCTAGTATAGAATACTTTAGATGAATCCTCTAacccattatatttttttctgcacaGGTCTCACCAGGAGCTGGGGTCATACCAGCACTAGTTGCCAAGAGTTCCATCTGCTACGACCCACTCATTTACGTCGGCATGAATACACAAGTAAGTATCCAATACCactgacaaaaataatattcttgtaCCAATAATAGCTCATTCAATCATGTATTGTTACAGTTCAGAAACTCAATCAAAAGGATATTCGGAATCCATACCAAGAGCAAGAATTCTCAAGCTGAAAAAGGTTATAACAATACTCTAACGTCACCGGCCAACAAATTATCCAGCCTCAACAATACCACTCGCTTCAATTCATCAGAAACCAATTTATCCAGTACGCACAAACATTCCAAAGGTAAAAAAATCGTCTTCAACGACGACGTATCAGAAATGACAACTAACGAGTATCACCGAACGTTCACGAGAGATCCCGATCTCTGCACCATACCAGAGAGCAGAAACTCAGACGCGGAGAGGTCTGGTGACACCGTATACGATGAAGATAGTAGTAACAATAGCAATGTTAAAAAACTAGACCTGTTCGGAGAATCCTGCAAAGTGATTAATGAAAGATCTCCAGTGTTAACTTTTATGGACTCTGAACGCTTACTGTTCACGAAAGCCCCCGAGCACGTGTGCGCCGAGGCGAGCGCCAGCAATGTGTTCGGCAACGAGGCGTACGAAGATCATTCGACCGACAAAACCAATAAAGACCCTCACCAAATTGAAGCCGACCAACAAAACGCCGAAACGCAAAAGATAATACGGCAAAGTTACTCCTTAGACTTTCCTCGCCTAGccaatgataataaaaaaagaaaactctCGATAGAAACAAAATTGGAAAGTTTTATTCAACCGAAAGGTTTTTTCAAGGATACTATTAATAAACTATTTGATCAGGAGTCGAAGCAAGGTCATGACAAACTCAAAAGTTATCTATGCGAGACGAAGGAGGAAATTGGGCACGACAACTTGTAGTTCTAGAGAGGCATCACTCTTGTGGGATCAATGTcaaattattagaaaatatcGGTATACTGACAGGGAGATATTGTATTCACTTTAAATATCGATAAGCGATTTCAGTCTAGTGTCGCCGCACTAACGACTAACCAGATTAATGGAAGCGTCTGCATAGAAGAAATTGCACTAGATTCAATTTCACTATCATTTACAAAGTCTAGAAAAAAATCTGAATAGACAAAGCTTTTCTGTCTTTAATCGAAGGAAGAAGGTTTTCGCACCTGGCAATTCTCAAACTATTTCGATAGTAAAAAAGCAAATGTTCTAAAAGTATATTCAAAGAGGGTAGAGCGGTGCTGACCTACAGTGAAACGTACGTACTTTCATAAGAATGACGGTATTAGTCAAAGATCTGTGATATAGATACGAGTGCCaaggtaaaaaataagaaaatttatttttgggaaCGAAAAAAATGTAGTACTAAGTataatgatataaataattgttcTAGATTATGATAGCTTTATAAGATTTAGGTGATTTTAGTTGCTTTTTGTCGCACATATGTTGATAGTAAGGTTCGTTTAATAACTGTCATGTCAGACCATTTGCTGCGTCATCGCGTCATCGAGATATATTGAGTGAATTTGCTACAGTTAATTTATTTCGCTGTTGACGTCTGCTACAGAACAAATTactattagatattattaatcGGCAATTTGTACTggacacaaataaatatatttttacagagAAACTTGAAAATCGACACGTTAGTTTGCCAAAATTGTAATTCGTGACTAAAATTGCCTATTGAGTACCAAGTCTTATGTTAGGATACTCGTAATATCGGTAATTAATTACGTAAATTTTGCCTGCGTAGGATTAATAAACAATAGGTTAATTAAATTGCGAGTCGTGCCAGATATTAAAACGTGTAAGTGTTAACAATTTTAAACGACATTTGTGTACTACGTGGGTACcgtaataattttctattaattgcCTAATAATAATTAGGTTAGTTGTAATATTGAGTTGAGAAACTTGCTAATCTGTTcgaataaaaatagttaaaatatataaacacttacttacatactttaattttgtataattaaataaaatatacaaatgtcgttaaatgttttatgtaaggTGGTGCTGGAAAGcgtgaaaatgaatttaaataattgggATTGCTCTAGTTCGaatatcatttttatataaatatgttgcTCATAATGTTTAAATTGTATGtcttagattttttattgtatttaataaaatgaattaatgaaaaatatataaaaattagatgtatgtcataattattattgtgtgtatgatttgaattaaaaaaacataaaaataatcatcgatttatatttttataatgtcacAAATATCAGTAATCAATCACGTATAGTGTCTATTAATATCTATTTCACacaaaacagaaataataaaataataatcttaggaaaatatactgatattattatgttacttCCCAGCATGTATTCTGAGGGACTGTATAAAATATCTTATCCCGGATCTGAGTAACGTTACCATTCCGGATTCGGATCTAAGGCTCATTACACGCATATGATTATCTTGGAAAGTCGATCCGTTTTACGTAAATTGCTTTTTacatactgaaatatttaaaaaacgaagctacatttttaagaatattgttttatttttgttttatgataatAGAAACTGTAGTTTTTATGACAACACTGTGGCAACACTACTTGACCTGATAAAAGAGCTGTCATTGTTCGCGCCCCGACTTTTTACACAATTGTTAGTCTGAAGTAGCCTCACTAGAAATGTTTCACCTCATTATTTAGCAAACTATACCGTAACGAGAACCACACATCGTCAGCATTTTTGATTGTGTCACTGGTCATATGCTTATTCGTGAAATTGTATTGATACTCGCTTGATCTTGAATCGAAAcaacactcatacttgagaggttggttctttacccataTAAATGAAACGCATAACAGAATGAACGTTCCATTCCCCTCGAAAGAGCTGTTaagcattataattattaattcgtTAATTAACTACCCAACAATCGCTCCGGAAACTCCCAGCTTACGGGCATCAAGTAACTTTAATTTGATTTCATAATTACTTATAAGTGGTTTgcgtaaattattttaagcaaatGCCAACTAATTATGTTAAAGAGATGTTAATGATTTTGTGTGTAGGTCCAATTACTTTTTAACAAGAATTGCGTAAATAATTgttgatgaatttattattgtaatgtgagtTTCCGACggcaattattttgatttacgaattcaattattttacatagatttGAACAGACTATGgataccgtttttttttttgttattaattttttttttgttattaataaaaatttacatacaTGCATAATTCAATGTCTACCCTTATAAATTggcaagttattaaaattagactCATTAATTATGCACTATTGTGCCGATATTAAACGCATTTTTACGAGAACCGTATTGGttctaaaatatgaaattaatccttatatttagtataataatatgtttagaaATTTCtcagataatataatataatttatggcTATTTACGTTAAATATGTCCAAATATcagataaattgttattttaaattatttaaggacaataattttaattaattagaattGTAATGGAACAAGCGAGTTTAGTTTTgtgatgtaattaattttaaaatgttcataaGAAATGTAATGACAATTAACAACAAATAGTTTACTTTCGATACAACTGGGTTGCTTAAGAATTTAAATTCTAAAGATTAATAAAtacgtaattaattttaatcttttataAATTCGTAAACAAcctaatattgtaataaaatctaaaaaagatTATCAAaagcacaaatatttttttcatgtacataaaccacaaaaaaatatcacattgcAAACCaatatataagtacatacatacataaaaataaaataatgttacgaagaaataaaaaaaataagagttATTTCAAAACCGTCTGTAATCGTAAGACCATAATCATAAGTTTGTATGGAATTGTCATTCAGGCCGGAACTTCTTACGATTACCAAATACGTAACCGTAACATTATTGAACTGGCCTTTAGTATTTTAGCTGTGAACAAACGTTTTAGGACTCttgattaaatgttttttaataaattattgtcattctgaattcctttgttttattaatgtttataccttattaacagccagtttcttcatcaaaagtaa is a genomic window of Helicoverpa armigera isolate CAAS_96S chromosome 16, ASM3070526v1, whole genome shotgun sequence containing:
- the LOC110372148 gene encoding parapinopsin, with the protein product MTSYPEHFNDTVVKVVDEGFPLLMPRWGYVVSAFVLFLIGFFGFFLNLMVILLMFKDRQLWTPLNIILFNLVCSDFSVSVLGNPFTLISALFHRWIFGKTMCVLYGFFMALLGITSITTLTVISFERYMMVTRPLNSRHLSSKGAIMSIVFIWTYSLALTTPPLMGWGHYVNEAANISCSVNWHEQSMNTLTYIMFLFAMGQIVPLAVITFSYVNIIRTLKRNSQRLGRVSRAEAKATAMVFIMIVSFTVAWTPYSLFALMEQFATEGIVSPGAGVIPALVAKSSICYDPLIYVGMNTQFRNSIKRIFGIHTKSKNSQAEKGYNNTLTSPANKLSSLNNTTRFNSSETNLSSTHKHSKGKKIVFNDDVSEMTTNEYHRTFTRDPDLCTIPESRNSDAERSGDTVYDEDSSNNSNVKKLDLFGESCKVINERSPVLTFMDSERLLFTKAPEHVCAEASASNVFGNEAYEDHSTDKTNKDPHQIEADQQNAETQKIIRQSYSLDFPRLANDNKKRKLSIETKLESFIQPKGFFKDTINKLFDQESKQGHDKLKSYLCETKEEIGHDNL